The Polaribacter tangerinus genome has a segment encoding these proteins:
- the cysS gene encoding cysteine--tRNA ligase, producing MEKYKDNQLKIYNSLSKKKEVFKPITEGYVGMYVCGPTVYSNAHLGNVRTFMFFDVVYRYLLHLGYKVRYVRNITDAGHLENDADEGEDRISKKARLEKIEPMEVVQKYTVDFHNVLKNYNFLPPSIEPTATGHIVEQIEMIKEIISKGFAYEVNGSVYFDVLAYNEKGNYGILSGRKIEDLIHNTRTLDGQSDKKNPQDFALWKKADEKHIMRWPSPWSDGFPGWHLECSVMSTKYLGEQFDIHGGGMDLKFPHHECEIAQSQTCSGVTPVNYWMHTNMLLLNSQKMAKSTGNFILPNEILTGKNTILPKAFSASVVRFFNMQANYRSILDFSGEALEASEKGHAKLMEAIAFLDSIEADKVSTFDVNVWKKACYDALNDDFNTPILISHLFDAVKLINQIREGKASLTALDLATLKEAIRAFVFDVLGLMSEKSEDSSEKINGVVELLIKLRKEARENKDWALSDQIRDELVALGIQLKDGKEGTTFTLN from the coding sequence ATGTAGGAATGTATGTTTGTGGACCTACTGTTTACAGTAATGCGCATTTAGGAAATGTTCGAACTTTTATGTTTTTTGATGTTGTTTACAGATATTTATTACATTTAGGTTACAAAGTTCGTTATGTTAGAAATATTACTGATGCAGGTCATTTAGAAAACGATGCGGATGAAGGCGAGGATAGAATTTCTAAAAAAGCCCGTTTAGAAAAAATTGAACCTATGGAAGTAGTGCAAAAGTATACCGTAGATTTTCATAATGTTCTTAAAAATTACAATTTTTTACCACCTAGTATAGAACCAACAGCCACTGGCCATATTGTTGAACAAATAGAAATGATTAAAGAAATTATTTCTAAAGGTTTTGCATATGAGGTTAATGGTTCGGTTTATTTTGATGTGTTGGCTTATAATGAAAAAGGAAATTATGGTATTCTTTCTGGCAGAAAAATTGAAGATTTAATACACAATACAAGAACTCTAGACGGTCAGTCGGATAAAAAAAATCCACAAGATTTTGCGCTTTGGAAAAAAGCAGATGAAAAACACATTATGCGCTGGCCATCTCCTTGGAGTGATGGTTTTCCGGGTTGGCACTTAGAGTGTTCTGTAATGAGCACCAAATATTTAGGAGAACAGTTTGATATTCATGGTGGTGGTATGGATTTAAAATTTCCACATCATGAGTGTGAAATTGCACAATCTCAAACTTGTTCAGGGGTAACTCCGGTAAACTATTGGATGCACACAAATATGTTGCTCTTAAATAGTCAAAAAATGGCAAAGTCGACAGGAAATTTTATTTTGCCAAACGAAATATTAACAGGAAAAAACACGATTCTTCCAAAAGCATTTTCGGCATCTGTTGTTCGTTTTTTTAACATGCAAGCAAATTACAGAAGTATTTTAGATTTTTCTGGAGAAGCATTAGAAGCATCAGAAAAAGGCCATGCTAAATTAATGGAAGCAATTGCATTTTTAGACAGTATAGAAGCTGATAAAGTATCAACTTTTGATGTAAATGTTTGGAAAAAGGCTTGTTACGATGCGTTAAATGACGATTTTAATACCCCGATTTTAATTTCTCATTTATTTGATGCTGTTAAATTAATTAATCAAATTAGAGAAGGTAAAGCAAGTTTAACAGCTTTAGATTTGGCAACCTTAAAAGAAGCAATTCGTGCATTTGTTTTCGATGTGTTAGGGTTGATGAGCGAAAAATCAGAAGACAGCTCAGAAAAAATAAACGGAGTTGTAGAGTTGTTGATAAAGTTAAGAAAAGAGGCAAGAGAGAATAAAGATTGGGCGCTATCTGACCAAATTAGAGACGAATTAGTTGCCCTTGGTATACAATTAAAAGACGGAAAAGAAGGAACTACCTTTACCTTAAATTAG